In bacterium, one genomic interval encodes:
- a CDS encoding ATP-binding cassette domain-containing protein, with product MASAFLHVNDLGKSYGQVRAVDGISLEIPRGSIYGFLGPNGSGKTTTIRCIMNIILADRGEILFDGRPLDRLLLDRVGYLPEERGLYRKMKCAEQLAFLATLKSVPRKEAMRRAEAWLERLGLGEWKDRKVDALSKGMQQKVQFAATFLFEPDLVILDEPFSGLDPLNVETMRDVIREQNARGCTIILSTHMLAEAEKLCDSVCLIEGGRKVLDGTLEAVRTDFPLKSVRVAYAGGKEPPARLPGIAHRVFQDDSWRLTLEAGASTDAVLDALRAGGQLTLFAANRPALDEIFLSVVRERRAAAGTEAAS from the coding sequence ATGGCATCGGCCTTCCTGCACGTCAACGACCTCGGCAAGAGCTACGGCCAGGTGCGCGCCGTGGACGGGATCTCGCTCGAGATCCCGCGGGGCAGCATCTACGGCTTCCTGGGCCCCAACGGGTCCGGCAAGACGACCACGATCCGCTGCATCATGAACATCATCCTGGCCGACCGCGGCGAGATCCTGTTCGACGGCCGGCCTCTGGACCGTCTGCTGCTGGACCGTGTCGGCTACCTGCCCGAGGAGAGGGGGCTCTACCGCAAGATGAAGTGCGCCGAGCAGCTGGCCTTCCTGGCCACGCTCAAGTCGGTGCCGCGGAAGGAAGCCATGCGCCGGGCCGAAGCCTGGCTCGAGCGGCTGGGCCTGGGCGAGTGGAAGGACCGCAAGGTCGACGCCCTGAGCAAGGGCATGCAGCAGAAGGTCCAGTTCGCGGCCACGTTCCTGTTCGAGCCGGACCTGGTGATCCTGGACGAGCCCTTCAGCGGGCTGGATCCCCTGAACGTCGAGACGATGCGCGACGTCATCCGCGAGCAGAACGCCCGCGGCTGCACCATCATCCTTTCGACCCACATGCTGGCCGAGGCGGAGAAGCTGTGCGACTCGGTCTGCCTGATCGAGGGCGGCCGCAAGGTGCTCGACGGCACCCTCGAGGCGGTGCGCACGGACTTCCCGCTGAAGTCGGTGCGGGTCGCCTACGCCGGCGGCAAGGAGCCGCCCGCGCGGCTGCCGGGCATCGCCCACCGCGTGTTCCAGGACGATTCCTGGCGGCTGACCCTGGAGGCCGGGGCGAGCACCGACGCGGTGCTCGACGCCCTGCGCGCCGGCGGCCAGCTGACGCTGTTCGCGGCCAACCGGCCCGCCCTGGACGAGATCTTCCTGAGCGTGGTGCGCGAGCGCCGCGCCGCCGCCGGAACGGAGGCCGCGTCGTGA